In Synechococcus sp. A18-25c, a single window of DNA contains:
- a CDS encoding Rne/Rng family ribonuclease, which produces MPQQIVIAEQLRIAAVLSDDRVDELIVAQGRYQIGDVYLGTVENVLPGIDAAFVNIGESEKNGFIHVTDLGPLRLRKGAAGITELLEPRQKVLVQVMKEPTGTKGPRLTGNLALPGRYLVLQPSGQGVNISRRIGAEGERNRLRALGVLIKPPGAGLLIRTEAEGISEDLLIDDLESLLRQWEAIQKAAETASPPVLLNRDEDFIHRILRDHIGLDLVRVVVDEADAVERVTSFLGQEGANVLVEAHSESDELLEHFKVNAAIRDALKPRVDLPSGGYVIIEPTEALTVIDVNSGSFTRSANARETVLWTNCEAAAEIGRQLKLRNIGGVIIVDFIDMDSRRDQLQLLEHFTTAIRDDSARPQIAQLTELGLVELTRKRQGQNIYELFGRACPSCGGLGHVAVLPGKDLLQPLATATGLVRSAASARAEVSAPSETGGGRRRRGGRGRVGAASEAVTPAEAPLDAQVAGESNTEATEPAAATRRQDPELVAVPMDDDQVKVYGWLGLNPVLLLDPPPENDNLMVRVVRPGEDADTVLEDARQQLAAGSGRRRRRGNRGGRGSARTASASPTSAPEPIAARADEKPLLVEITPLEVAPLIELPPEPTPAAVAAQEPVAVAVAEPEMPLAEARPGRRRRRSSAVME; this is translated from the coding sequence ATGCCCCAACAAATCGTCATCGCCGAGCAGCTGCGCATCGCGGCAGTTCTGTCTGATGACCGCGTTGATGAACTGATCGTGGCGCAGGGCCGCTATCAAATCGGCGATGTGTATCTCGGCACAGTGGAAAACGTTCTGCCGGGCATCGACGCCGCTTTCGTGAACATCGGCGAGAGTGAAAAGAACGGTTTTATTCATGTCACGGATCTCGGTCCGCTGCGTCTCAGGAAAGGGGCGGCAGGAATTACAGAACTGCTGGAGCCTCGCCAGAAGGTGCTGGTTCAGGTGATGAAGGAGCCCACCGGCACCAAGGGCCCCCGTCTGACCGGCAATCTTGCTCTGCCGGGGCGCTACCTCGTGCTGCAACCAAGCGGACAGGGCGTGAACATCTCCCGTCGGATTGGTGCTGAGGGGGAGCGCAACCGTTTGCGTGCCCTCGGTGTTCTGATCAAGCCACCGGGCGCAGGCCTCCTGATTCGCACCGAAGCTGAGGGAATCAGCGAAGATCTGCTGATCGACGACCTGGAGTCACTGCTTCGTCAGTGGGAAGCCATCCAGAAAGCAGCGGAAACGGCATCCCCCCCTGTTCTGCTCAATCGAGATGAGGACTTCATTCACCGCATCCTTCGGGACCACATTGGTCTTGATCTGGTGCGTGTGGTGGTCGATGAAGCGGATGCCGTTGAGCGGGTGACCAGCTTCCTCGGTCAGGAAGGCGCCAACGTGTTAGTGGAAGCGCACAGCGAATCCGATGAGCTGCTGGAGCACTTCAAGGTGAACGCCGCGATCCGTGATGCGCTCAAGCCGCGGGTTGATCTCCCTTCAGGCGGCTACGTGATCATCGAGCCCACCGAGGCGCTCACGGTGATCGATGTCAATTCGGGATCGTTCACCCGGTCCGCGAATGCGCGTGAGACGGTTCTTTGGACCAACTGTGAGGCGGCTGCTGAGATCGGCCGGCAGCTGAAGCTCCGCAATATCGGTGGGGTGATCATCGTCGACTTCATCGATATGGATTCCCGCCGGGATCAGCTCCAGCTTTTGGAGCACTTCACGACCGCGATCCGTGATGATTCCGCGCGCCCTCAAATTGCGCAGCTCACGGAGCTGGGGCTTGTGGAGCTGACACGCAAGCGCCAGGGGCAGAACATTTATGAGCTGTTTGGGCGCGCGTGCCCGAGCTGCGGCGGACTGGGCCACGTGGCGGTGCTGCCCGGTAAAGATCTCCTGCAGCCTCTGGCGACCGCGACCGGCTTGGTGCGGTCGGCAGCCTCTGCACGAGCGGAGGTCTCTGCTCCATCCGAGACTGGTGGAGGGCGCCGTCGTCGCGGTGGCCGTGGTCGTGTAGGAGCTGCGTCTGAAGCAGTAACCCCAGCGGAAGCACCCCTGGACGCTCAGGTTGCTGGCGAATCCAACACGGAGGCGACGGAACCCGCAGCTGCCACCCGTCGCCAGGATCCAGAACTGGTGGCCGTTCCGATGGATGACGATCAGGTAAAGGTGTACGGCTGGCTCGGCCTGAATCCTGTGTTGCTTCTGGATCCCCCGCCAGAGAACGACAACTTGATGGTTCGCGTTGTGCGACCTGGGGAGGATGCCGACACTGTGCTCGAAGATGCGCGTCAGCAACTGGCCGCAGGTTCTGGGCGTCGCCGGCGTCGCGGCAATCGTGGTGGTCGAGGCAGCGCGCGCACTGCTTCTGCATCCCCCACGTCAGCACCTGAACCCATCGCTGCGCGCGCGGACGAGAAGCCGTTGTTGGTGGAGATCACACCCCTGGAAGTGGCCCCCCTCATCGAGCTGCCACCGGAACCCACTCCGGCGGCTGTTGCGGCCCAGGAACCTGTCGCCGTGGCTGTTGCAGAGCCCGAGATGCCTCTAGCTGAAGCGCGTCCTGGTCGCCGCCGGCGTCGCTCTTCGGCCGTCATGGAGTGA
- a CDS encoding ribonuclease HII, producing MIVGVDEVGRGCWFGPVFAGAVCLTPKAAEALSDLGLTDSKALSPKRRAALVPEIQARAMVWALGQASAREVDARGIRVATELAMLRALQRLPKAPDLLLVDGVLPLRLWPGAQRTIVRGDSKEASIAAASVLAKEARDALIRRMALRFPGYGLERHAGYGTARHRAALLEAGPTPMHRQSFLSKVLPAS from the coding sequence GTGATCGTTGGTGTTGATGAGGTTGGTCGTGGCTGTTGGTTCGGTCCCGTCTTTGCTGGCGCGGTGTGCCTCACCCCTAAAGCCGCCGAAGCGCTTTCTGATCTTGGACTGACCGACAGCAAAGCGCTGTCTCCGAAACGACGTGCGGCACTGGTTCCGGAAATTCAAGCCCGGGCCATGGTTTGGGCCCTTGGTCAAGCATCAGCGCGTGAAGTGGATGCCCGTGGCATTCGTGTCGCGACGGAGCTGGCGATGTTGCGGGCCCTCCAACGCCTTCCGAAAGCGCCGGATCTGTTGCTCGTCGATGGTGTTCTCCCCCTGCGCCTCTGGCCCGGTGCACAGCGCACCATTGTCCGAGGAGACAGCAAAGAAGCCTCAATTGCTGCAGCCAGTGTGCTGGCCAAAGAAGCGCGCGATGCCCTGATCCGCCGCATGGCGCTGCGTTTTCCCGGGTATGGGTTGGAGCGTCATGCTGGTTATGGCACAGCCCGCCACCGGGCGGCGCTGCTCGAGGCAGGGCCGACGCCGATGCATCGCCAAAGCTTTCTCAGCAAAGTCTTGCCGGCTTCATGA
- the tuf gene encoding elongation factor Tu, whose translation MAREKFERNKPHVNIGTIGHVDHGKTTLTAAITNVLAKKGQAEVQNYADIDGAPEERERGITINTAHVEYETDSRHYAHVDCPGHADYVKNMITGAAQMDGAILVCAATDGPMAQTKEHILLAKQVGVPALVVALNKCDMVDDEEIIELVEMEIRELLSSYDFPGDDIPVVQVSGLKAIEGEAEWEAKIEELMAAVDANIPEPEREVDKPFLMAVEDVFSITGRGTVATGRIERGIVKVGEEIEIVGIKDTRKTTVTGVEMFRKLLDEGMAGDNVGLLLRGIQKEDIERGMVLVKPGSITPHTKFEGQVYVLKKEEGGRHTPFFAGYRPQFYIRTTDVTGQITAFTAEDGSNVEMVMPGDNIQMTGELICPVAIEQGMRFAIREGGRTIGAGVVSKIIE comes from the coding sequence ATGGCACGCGAGAAGTTCGAAAGGAACAAGCCCCACGTCAACATCGGCACCATCGGCCACGTTGACCACGGCAAAACCACCCTCACCGCTGCGATCACCAACGTGCTCGCCAAGAAGGGTCAGGCAGAAGTGCAAAATTACGCCGACATCGACGGTGCTCCTGAGGAGCGTGAGCGCGGCATCACCATCAACACCGCCCACGTTGAGTACGAAACCGATAGCCGTCATTACGCCCACGTTGACTGCCCCGGTCACGCGGACTACGTGAAAAACATGATCACCGGTGCCGCCCAGATGGACGGCGCGATCCTGGTGTGTGCCGCCACCGACGGCCCCATGGCTCAAACCAAGGAGCACATCCTTCTGGCCAAGCAGGTGGGTGTTCCCGCACTGGTGGTTGCACTGAACAAGTGCGACATGGTCGATGACGAGGAGATCATCGAGCTGGTGGAAATGGAGATCCGCGAGCTGCTCTCCAGCTACGACTTCCCCGGCGATGACATCCCCGTGGTGCAGGTCTCCGGCCTGAAGGCCATCGAAGGCGAAGCCGAGTGGGAAGCCAAGATCGAAGAGCTGATGGCGGCTGTTGACGCCAACATCCCCGAGCCCGAGCGTGAGGTTGACAAGCCTTTCCTGATGGCCGTTGAAGACGTCTTCTCCATCACCGGTCGGGGCACCGTGGCCACCGGCCGGATCGAGCGTGGCATCGTCAAGGTCGGCGAAGAAATCGAAATCGTCGGCATCAAGGACACCCGCAAGACCACCGTCACCGGTGTTGAGATGTTCCGCAAGCTTCTCGACGAGGGTATGGCTGGTGACAATGTTGGTCTCCTGCTCCGCGGCATCCAGAAGGAAGACATCGAGCGCGGCATGGTGCTCGTGAAGCCCGGCTCCATCACACCTCACACCAAGTTCGAGGGTCAGGTGTACGTGCTGAAGAAGGAAGAGGGTGGTCGCCACACCCCCTTCTTCGCTGGTTACCGCCCGCAGTTCTACATCCGTACAACGGACGTGACCGGTCAGATCACCGCCTTCACTGCCGAAGACGGCAGCAACGTTGAAATGGTGATGCCTGGTGACAACATCCAGATGACCGGCGAACTGATCTGCCCCGTGGCCATCGAGCAAGGCATGCGCTTCGCCATCCGCGAAGGCGGCCGCACCATTGGTGCCGGCGTGGTCTCCAAGATCATCGAGTGA
- a CDS encoding DUF1997 domain-containing protein: MSLAFRARQHLDLPVANQTDRLRRYLQEEDRVIKALLDPQQLEATGPSRYRYTVTTLQVFQLQVAPVVSLKTECGDGSISIQALDATLQGLGLVDDFQLSLEAVLEVSDHGLQGEARLGVTVSQPPLLKLIPKRVLESTGESILNGILVTIKGRVGRQLVRDFQDWCAQSPHQEAGLNEARS; encoded by the coding sequence ATGAGCCTGGCCTTCCGCGCCAGACAGCATCTCGATCTGCCGGTTGCGAATCAGACGGACCGCCTGCGCCGCTACCTGCAGGAAGAGGACCGCGTGATCAAGGCCTTGCTGGATCCCCAGCAACTGGAAGCAACCGGCCCCTCGCGGTATCGCTACACGGTGACGACCCTGCAGGTGTTTCAACTTCAGGTCGCACCCGTGGTCTCCCTGAAAACTGAGTGCGGAGACGGATCGATTTCCATTCAGGCGTTAGACGCCACATTGCAGGGGTTGGGTCTGGTGGACGATTTTCAGCTGAGCCTGGAAGCCGTGCTGGAAGTCAGCGATCATGGGTTGCAGGGTGAAGCCCGACTGGGCGTTACCGTGAGCCAGCCACCGCTGCTGAAACTGATTCCAAAACGTGTTTTGGAGAGCACCGGTGAGTCGATTCTCAACGGCATCCTGGTAACGATCAAGGGCCGGGTGGGCCGGCAACTGGTCAGAGATTTTCAAGATTGGTGTGCCCAATCTCCGCATCAAGAGGCGGGGCTCAATGAGGCCCGGTCATGA
- the pheA gene encoding prephenate dehydratase gives MPMRVAFLGPKGTYGERAAKAMLQLEQLGDADLVACTGLRAVVEHVADGRCEAAVVPVENSVEGGVTASLDALWTHRELCIRRALVLPIRHALLSSGTLEGISEVLSHPQALAQCSGWLATHLPQALQLPTTSTAEAARMVKGSRFRAAIADRAVGEHQELDQLAFPINDVAGNCTRFLLLFRGEPLREGQVASLAFSLHRNAPGALIEALQAIAGLGLNMSRIESRPSKRELGEYVFFVDVELPAENSAAALTQLASRLEPLCEHLADFGAYPSSELS, from the coding sequence ATGCCGATGCGGGTGGCGTTTCTAGGGCCGAAGGGCACCTATGGCGAGCGGGCTGCCAAAGCAATGCTGCAGTTGGAGCAGCTCGGCGATGCTGATCTTGTGGCTTGCACCGGATTGCGGGCGGTGGTGGAGCACGTGGCAGATGGCCGCTGCGAGGCCGCCGTCGTGCCTGTTGAGAACTCGGTCGAGGGAGGGGTTACTGCCAGCTTGGATGCGCTCTGGACCCATCGTGAGCTCTGCATCCGCCGCGCTCTGGTGTTGCCCATTCGTCATGCGCTGCTGAGCAGTGGCACTCTGGAGGGCATTAGCGAAGTGCTGTCGCACCCACAGGCTTTGGCGCAATGCAGCGGTTGGCTGGCCACGCATCTGCCACAGGCGCTGCAGTTGCCCACCACTTCGACAGCCGAAGCCGCCCGGATGGTGAAGGGCAGTCGCTTCAGAGCGGCGATTGCGGATCGAGCGGTGGGCGAGCATCAGGAGCTCGATCAACTCGCCTTCCCCATCAACGATGTGGCAGGCAATTGCACACGGTTTTTGCTCCTCTTCCGAGGAGAGCCACTACGGGAGGGACAAGTCGCAAGTTTGGCGTTCTCGCTGCATCGGAATGCGCCTGGTGCTCTCATTGAGGCACTCCAGGCCATCGCGGGTTTAGGGCTCAATATGAGCCGGATCGAGTCACGTCCCTCGAAGCGTGAACTTGGTGAGTATGTATTTTTCGTTGATGTGGAACTTCCAGCCGAGAACTCTGCAGCAGCGCTGACCCAACTGGCGAGCCGCCTTGAACCGCTCTGCGAGCACCTGGCGGATTTTGGTGCTTACCCCAGCTCTGAGCTCAGTTGA
- the rpsJ gene encoding 30S ribosomal protein S10: MSTAIAQQKIRIRLKAFDRRMLDLSCDKIIETADNTAATAIGPIPLPTKRKIYCVLRSPHVDKDSREHFETRTHRRIIDIYSPSAKTIDALMKLDLPSGVDIEVKL, from the coding sequence ATGTCCACTGCCATCGCTCAGCAGAAGATCCGCATCCGCCTCAAGGCGTTTGACCGCCGCATGCTGGATCTGTCCTGCGACAAAATCATTGAAACGGCTGACAACACAGCAGCGACTGCTATCGGCCCGATCCCTCTTCCCACGAAGCGCAAGATCTACTGCGTGCTCCGCTCCCCGCACGTCGACAAAGACTCCCGTGAGCACTTCGAGACGCGCACCCACCGCCGCATCATCGACATCTATAGCCCGTCTGCCAAGACGATTGATGCCCTGATGAAGCTGGATCTGCCCAGTGGCGTTGACATCGAAGTGAAGCTCTGA
- a CDS encoding LON peptidase substrate-binding domain-containing protein, with product MADLSVRELPLFPLPDVVLFPSDVLPLHIFESRYRMMLQSVLETDRRFGVVRWDPRSQSMAPIGCCAEVIQHQTGEDGRSNIITLGQQRFRVLNVTRETPFRSAMVSWIEDDPEDNIDALHTLTESVTTALRDVVELTGKLTDSPTALPEDLPDLPRELSFWIGAHLGGPVADQQQELLELTCTRTRLEQEFEMLDETRRQLAARTVLRDTLSSADSGNDG from the coding sequence GTGGCTGATCTGTCCGTCAGAGAACTGCCTCTCTTTCCTCTGCCGGATGTCGTTCTCTTTCCAAGCGACGTTCTGCCGCTGCACATCTTCGAGTCGCGCTACCGAATGATGCTGCAGAGCGTCCTCGAAACCGATCGACGTTTTGGAGTGGTGCGTTGGGATCCCCGCAGCCAGAGCATGGCCCCGATCGGCTGCTGCGCGGAAGTGATTCAACACCAGACCGGCGAGGACGGCCGGAGCAACATCATCACGCTGGGCCAACAGCGATTCAGAGTGCTGAACGTCACCCGTGAAACTCCGTTCCGAAGTGCCATGGTCAGCTGGATCGAAGACGATCCGGAAGACAACATCGATGCTTTGCACACGCTCACTGAATCGGTGACCACCGCCCTCCGTGATGTGGTCGAGCTCACAGGCAAGCTCACCGACTCTCCCACCGCACTGCCGGAAGACCTTCCTGATCTACCTCGGGAATTGTCGTTCTGGATCGGTGCACATCTCGGCGGCCCCGTGGCCGATCAACAGCAGGAACTGCTGGAACTCACTTGCACCCGCACCAGGCTCGAACAGGAGTTCGAAATGCTCGATGAAACGCGGCGTCAGCTCGCGGCTCGCACGGTGCTGCGCGACACCCTTTCCTCCGCCGATTCCGGCAACGACGGTTGA
- a CDS encoding methyltransferase domain-containing protein produces the protein MSFPTFLAPTAVGIAAAAGIYALWTRRNRAYHSSESVASAYDAWTDDRLLETLWGEHVHLGHYGNPPRRRDFRRAKADFVHELVHWSGLDRLPPGSKVVDVGCGIGGSARILARDYGFDVLGISISPAQIRRATELTPEGLSCRFAVMDALDLNLADGEFDGVWSVEAGPHMPDKQRFADELLRVLKPGGALAVADWNRRDPRDGALDSRERWVMHQLLTQWAHPEFASIPGFQHNLECSDQRRGLVDTSDWTESTLPSWNDSILEGFRRPAAVLRLGPPAVLQGLRETPTLMLMRWAFARGMMQFGVFRLNPDQLSSELG, from the coding sequence ATGTCTTTCCCCACTTTCCTTGCCCCAACTGCCGTTGGGATTGCTGCTGCTGCCGGCATATACGCACTCTGGACGCGCCGCAACCGGGCCTACCACTCCAGCGAAAGCGTGGCCTCCGCCTACGACGCCTGGACCGACGATCGATTACTGGAAACCCTCTGGGGTGAGCATGTCCATCTCGGGCATTACGGCAATCCGCCGAGACGTCGTGATTTCAGGCGAGCCAAGGCTGATTTCGTACATGAACTCGTGCACTGGAGTGGATTGGATCGGCTGCCGCCGGGTTCCAAGGTGGTGGACGTGGGCTGTGGCATTGGCGGCAGCGCCAGAATCCTGGCTCGCGACTATGGCTTTGATGTGCTCGGCATCAGCATCAGCCCGGCCCAAATCCGACGAGCCACCGAATTGACTCCGGAGGGGCTGTCCTGCCGCTTCGCCGTGATGGATGCCCTGGATCTGAACCTCGCCGATGGCGAATTCGATGGCGTTTGGAGTGTTGAAGCAGGTCCTCACATGCCTGACAAACAACGCTTCGCCGATGAGTTGCTCCGAGTGCTCAAGCCCGGAGGGGCATTGGCCGTCGCCGACTGGAACCGCCGCGACCCTCGCGACGGTGCCCTTGATTCACGGGAACGCTGGGTGATGCATCAGTTGCTGACCCAATGGGCTCATCCGGAATTTGCCAGCATCCCTGGGTTCCAGCACAACCTGGAATGCAGTGATCAACGTCGCGGCCTGGTCGACACCAGCGACTGGACGGAATCCACGCTGCCATCCTGGAATGATTCCATCCTTGAAGGTTTTCGCCGACCGGCGGCCGTGCTCAGACTCGGACCACCCGCCGTGCTGCAGGGATTGCGGGAAACACCGACCCTGATGCTGATGCGCTGGGCCTTTGCGCGGGGGATGATGCAGTTCGGGGTGTTCCGCCTCAATCCTGATCAACTGAGCTCAGAGCTGGGGTAA